In Limnochordia bacterium, a genomic segment contains:
- a CDS encoding DUF4912 domain-containing protein yields the protein MDTSQAKDGCGGENSAVGIAKGVTEYEIPHGYGKDRIVALVRDPLWLFTYWEVTDTLLAQRESTAKERWPQGKTVLRIYQEPNKQYLFDLPVDLRARNWYVYVGRKDTSFRLALGRLLDDGTFIAFVESNLVTTPPGEVSELEDEKWMTLEELYRIYAGLPQGESSPLVFRAVNKLEMEISSPSYAASPMAERGLRKPFWLVAHTELVIYGQTEPDASVRIQGQPVTLQADGSFTARYVLPDGRLHLPIEAVSADLQEMISITPIITKTTQ from the coding sequence GTGGACACTAGTCAAGCCAAGGACGGCTGCGGTGGGGAAAACAGTGCAGTAGGCATAGCCAAAGGCGTCACCGAATACGAAATCCCCCATGGGTACGGTAAGGACCGCATTGTTGCCCTCGTGAGGGATCCTCTTTGGTTGTTCACCTATTGGGAAGTTACCGATACCCTGCTGGCCCAACGGGAAAGCACTGCAAAGGAAAGATGGCCCCAGGGGAAAACGGTGCTACGGATCTACCAAGAACCAAACAAACAATACCTGTTTGACCTTCCGGTGGATCTTAGGGCCCGAAATTGGTATGTATATGTAGGTCGTAAAGACACGTCCTTTCGATTAGCCTTAGGAAGACTCCTTGATGATGGCACCTTTATTGCCTTCGTGGAATCAAACCTTGTGACCACGCCCCCCGGTGAAGTCTCTGAGCTTGAAGATGAAAAATGGATGACCCTCGAAGAACTTTACCGCATCTACGCTGGCCTCCCCCAAGGGGAAAGTTCACCTTTAGTATTTCGGGCGGTAAATAAACTGGAAATGGAAATCAGCTCTCCTTCCTATGCGGCAAGCCCCATGGCAGAAAGGGGTTTACGAAAGCCTTTTTGGCTGGTTGCCCATACAGAGCTAGTTATTTATGGTCAAACCGAGCCCGATGCTTCAGTACGAATCCAAGGACAGCCAGTTACTCTGCAAGCAGACGGTAGCTTTACAGCCCGTTACGTCTTACCCGATGGCCGACTTCATCTACCGATCGAGGCCGTATCCGCTGACCTACAGGAGATGATCTCTATTACCCCGATTATCACTAAAACGACGCAATAG
- a CDS encoding CAP domain-containing protein, with protein sequence MRNTKLLVITLLLITLLGTSVGVGAYTVKGNGTYFSFKPNTSYSSNGGNTGSTNWSSSKSGTTWVFRPKTTPTPAPTPEPKPQPEPKPEPPTNPSLLTAKEQQLLDLVNRERKLQGLPVLQVDYKLVEIARLKSKDLIANNYFAHTSPTYGTVANMLRSFGVFYKYAGENLAGAYSVTSAHNNLMASAGHRQNILMPLYTHVGIGIVEGGPYGMMVTQLFVGR encoded by the coding sequence TTGCGTAATACAAAACTACTAGTTATCACTCTTTTGCTCATTACCCTACTCGGGACATCAGTCGGTGTAGGGGCTTATACAGTCAAGGGAAACGGTACCTACTTTTCCTTCAAGCCAAATACATCCTATTCCTCTAACGGAGGAAACACAGGTAGCACCAATTGGTCTTCATCTAAAAGTGGGACAACCTGGGTGTTTCGACCAAAGACCACACCAACACCTGCGCCAACACCTGAACCTAAGCCCCAACCGGAACCAAAACCAGAGCCACCCACTAATCCTTCGCTCCTTACCGCAAAGGAACAACAGCTATTGGATCTAGTTAATCGGGAACGGAAGCTGCAGGGGTTACCTGTGCTCCAGGTTGATTACAAGTTGGTGGAAATCGCCAGACTAAAGAGCAAAGACCTCATTGCAAATAACTACTTTGCCCATACCTCACCGACCTATGGCACCGTCGCCAATATGTTGCGCAGCTTCGGCGTTTTTTACAAGTACGCCGGAGAAAACCTAGCTGGTGCTTACTCGGTAACTTCAGCACATAACAATCTAATGGCCAGTGCCGGCCACCGTCAGAACATTTTAATGCCCCTATATACCCATGTAGGGATTGGGATCGTCGAAGGCGGACCCTATGGCATGATGGTAACCCAGCTTTTTGTCGGTAGATAA
- a CDS encoding SpoVA/SpoVAEb family sporulation membrane protein, producing the protein MDKAQLDQMRQYQKKVQDKGPKPPMLINFLKAYLIGGLICLVGQGVFDFFAKIEGTQGETVATTLAGMILLGAVATALGFYDDLGEFGGMGAAVPITGFSNSVVSAAMEYRREGFILGLGGKIFSVAGPVLVFGILAGFVVGLVKALAGGYLF; encoded by the coding sequence ATGGATAAAGCCCAACTGGATCAAATGAGGCAATATCAGAAAAAGGTACAAGATAAGGGCCCAAAACCCCCCATGCTAATAAACTTCCTCAAGGCCTATCTTATCGGGGGTCTCATCTGCTTGGTGGGGCAGGGTGTCTTTGACTTCTTCGCTAAAATCGAAGGCACCCAAGGGGAGACAGTGGCGACTACCCTTGCGGGGATGATCCTTCTAGGTGCTGTGGCTACCGCCCTTGGGTTCTATGACGATCTAGGGGAGTTTGGAGGTATGGGGGCAGCCGTTCCTATCACTGGTTTTTCCAACTCCGTGGTCTCTGCGGCCATGGAGTATCGCCGGGAGGGGTTCATTTTAGGTCTTGGGGGAAAGATCTTTTCGGTGGCAGGACCAGTACTTGTGTTTGGGATCCTAGCCGGCTTTGTCGTTGGCCTGGTGAAGGCCCTAGCCGGTGGCTATCTTTTCTAA
- the spoVAD gene encoding stage V sporulation protein AD: MADKLLGKQTMRLKSPPVITARATVVGHREGEGPLGEYFDHIIPDDLWGEDTCEKAERKMMEEAITRTMEASDLTPEQIDLFIAGDLLNQIVTSSFVARQVGQAFLGIYGACSSMTEGMALGSMLIDGDYADHVLVATSSHYQTAERQFRFPVELNIQRSGRAQFTVTGSGAAILSKQGKGPRITEVTLGKVIDLGLRNPEDLGSAMAPAAADTLLQHFNDTGRNVGYYDLIITGDLAAVGATMFADLVKEAGHTLGNKHIDAGTMIYGANPRFKAGGSGCGCSAVVFLGYIMKLLEQGRYRRVLFMATGALFSPLSYQQGESIPGVAHAVVVEAQ, translated from the coding sequence ATGGCGGACAAACTCTTGGGAAAACAGACCATGCGCCTAAAGAGCCCTCCTGTGATTACCGCAAGGGCTACAGTAGTAGGACATAGGGAAGGGGAAGGCCCCCTTGGTGAGTATTTTGACCACATCATCCCCGATGATCTGTGGGGTGAGGACACTTGTGAAAAGGCCGAGCGTAAGATGATGGAGGAGGCCATTACCCGCACGATGGAAGCAAGCGACTTAACACCAGAGCAAATTGACCTTTTCATCGCCGGCGACCTTCTCAACCAGATCGTAACCTCCAGTTTTGTAGCTAGACAGGTGGGCCAGGCCTTTTTAGGTATTTACGGGGCCTGTTCATCCATGACCGAAGGCATGGCCCTAGGATCGATGCTTATTGATGGCGACTATGCGGATCATGTACTGGTGGCTACCTCTAGCCATTATCAGACGGCGGAAAGGCAGTTTCGCTTTCCGGTGGAACTCAACATCCAACGGAGCGGTCGAGCTCAGTTTACGGTCACCGGTTCCGGCGCGGCTATTCTATCTAAACAGGGTAAGGGTCCACGGATTACCGAAGTAACCTTGGGGAAAGTGATCGATCTGGGACTAAGGAATCCGGAGGATTTGGGATCCGCGATGGCCCCCGCGGCCGCGGACACCTTACTGCAGCATTTTAATGATACCGGGCGTAACGTGGGATACTATGATCTCATTATCACCGGTGATCTGGCCGCTGTGGGGGCAACCATGTTTGCTGATTTGGTCAAGGAAGCAGGCCATACCCTGGGAAATAAGCATATTGATGCCGGAACGATGATCTATGGTGCCAACCCGAGGTTCAAGGCTGGAGGTAGTGGGTGTGGATGCTCTGCAGTTGTATTCCTTGGTTACATTATGAAGTTACTGGAACAGGGACGTTATAGAAGGGTCCTGTTTATGGCCACAGGTGCCCTTTTCAGTCCCCTGAGCTATCAACAGGGGGAATCTATTCCGGGCGTTGCCCATGCAGTGGTGGTGGAAGCACAATGA
- a CDS encoding SpoVA/SpoVAEb family sporulation membrane protein: MTYLWAFLFGGLICGLSQLAFDKFNLTTAHILVTLVISGAILEGLGIYKGLVSFGGAGFLVPVSGFGSSIARGIISESKRLGWEGLFTGAFELTGLGVTAAVIFGTLAAIFSRPKD, encoded by the coding sequence ATGACCTATCTTTGGGCTTTTTTGTTCGGGGGATTAATCTGCGGATTATCCCAATTGGCTTTTGATAAATTCAACCTCACAACAGCACATATTCTGGTCACGTTGGTCATATCCGGTGCCATTTTGGAAGGACTTGGGATTTATAAAGGCTTGGTTTCCTTCGGAGGAGCCGGGTTCTTAGTGCCTGTTAGTGGTTTTGGCAGTTCCATTGCTCGGGGGATCATTAGTGAAAGCAAACGACTTGGCTGGGAGGGCCTGTTTACTGGTGCCTTTGAACTAACCGGCCTTGGTGTCACCGCGGCGGTGATCTTTGGTACCCTAGCCGCGATTTTCTCCCGTCCCAAGGACTAA